From one Suricata suricatta isolate VVHF042 chromosome 8, meerkat_22Aug2017_6uvM2_HiC, whole genome shotgun sequence genomic stretch:
- the PAPOLB gene encoding LOW QUALITY PROTEIN: poly(A) polymerase beta (The sequence of the model RefSeq protein was modified relative to this genomic sequence to represent the inferred CDS: deleted 1 base in 1 codon), translating into MMPFLVTTPGSQQTPPPPKHYGISSPISLAAPKETDCVLTQNLIETLKPFGVFEEEEELQRRILILEKLNNLVKEWIREISESKSLPQAIIENVGGKIFTFGSYRLGVHTKGADIDALCVAPRHIDRSDFFTSFYDKLKLHEEVKDLRAVEEAFVPVIKLCFDGIEIDILFARLALQTIPEDLDLRDDSLLKNLDIRCIRSLNGCRVTDEILHLVPDIDNFRLTLRAIKLWAKCHNIYSNILGFLGGVSWAMLVARTCQLYPNAIASTLVRKFFLVFSEWEWPNPVLLKEPEERNLNLPVWDPRVNPSDRYHLMPIITPAYPQQNSTYNVSVSTRMVMIEEFKQGLAITHEILLSKAEWSKLFEAPNFFQKYKHYIVLLASAPTEKQHLEWVGLVESKIRILVGSLEKNEFITLAHVNPQSFPAPKENPDKEEFRTMWVIGLVLKKPENSDVLSIDLTYDIQSFTDTVYRQAINSKMFEIDMKIAAMHLRRKELHQLLPNHVLQKKKTYSTEGVTLTALNETERVTLTALNDRSLELAVDSEDSMSVPSPTSTMKTGPMTGSCQGRNSPAPAVMVASVTNAQLTEVSLQQVKPSESLGALGESVPQTASKPALSPPPKPPVARVVSSTCLVNIHPGLQGALQQT; encoded by the exons ATGATGCCGTTTCTGGTGACAACCCCTGGATCACAACAGACTCCGCCGCCACCCAAGCACTATGGCATCTCCTCACCCATCAGTTTAGCAGCCCCCAAGGAGACTGACTGCGTACTTACCCAGAATCTGATTGAAACCCTGAAGCCCTTTGGGGTttttgaagaggaagaggaactgCAGCGCAggattttaattttggaaaaattaaataatctggTAAAGGAATGGATACGGGAAATCAGTGAAAGCAAGAGCCTTCCACAAGCTATAATTGAAAACGTTGGAGGGAAAATCTTTACTTTTGGCTCTTACAGGTTAGGAGTACACACGAAAGGTGCTGATATTGACGCGCTGTGTGTTGCACCAAGACATATCGACCGAAGCGACTTTTTCACCTCATTCTATGATAAATTGAAACTACACGAAGAAGTAAAAGATTTAAGGGCAGTTGAGGAGGCATTTGTACCAGTTATTAAACTGTGTTTTGATGGGATAGAGATTGATATTTTGTTTGCAAGATTGGCACTGCAGACTATTCCAGAAGATTTGGACCTAAGAGATGACAGTCTGCTTAAAAATTTAGATATTAGATGCATAAGAAGTCTTAATGGTTGCCGGGTGACAGATGAAATTTTACATCTAGTACCAGACATTGACAATTTCAGGTTAACTCTGAGAGCTATCAAATTGTGGGCCAAATGCCATAATATTTATTCCAATATATTAGGTTTCCTAGGAGGTGTTTCCTGGGCCATGCTAGTAGCAAGAACTTGCCAGCTCTATCCAAATGCAATAGCATCGACTCTTGTGCGCAAGTTTTTCTTGGTATTTTCTGAGTGGGAGTGGCCAAACCCAGTGCTATTGAAAGAGCCAGAAGAACGGAATCTTAATTTGCCTGTATGGGACCCAAGAGTAAATCCCAGTGATAGGTACCATCTTATGCCCATAATCACACCAGCATACCCACAGCAGAACTCCACATACAATGTATCTGTTTCAACAAGGATGGTCATGATTGAGGAGTTTAAACAAGGGCTTGCTATCACACATGAAATTTTGCTGAGTAAGGCAGAGTGGTCCAAGCTTTTTGAAGCTCCAAACTTCTTTCAAAAGTACAAGCATTATATTGTACTTCTAGCAAGTGCACCAACAGAAAAGCAACATTTAGAATGGGTGGGCTTGGTGGAGTCAAAAATCCGAATTTTGGTTGGGAGCTTGGAGAAGAATGAATTTATTACTCTGGCGCATGTGAATCCTCAGTCATTTCCGGCTCCTAAAGAAAATCCTGACAAGGAGGAGTTTCGCACAATGTGGGTGATTGGGTTAGTgttaaagaagccagaaaacTCTGACGTTCTCAGTATTGATCTTACCTATGATATCCAGTCTTTCACAGATACAGTTTATAGGCAAGCAATAAATAGTAAGATGTTTGAGATAGATATGAAAATTGCTGCAATGCATTTAAGAAGAAAGGAACTTCATCAACTACTACCTAATCATGtgcttcagaaaaagaaaacatattcaacGGAGGGTGTCACTTTGACAGCTCTGAATGAAACGGAACGTGTCACTTTGACAGCTCTGAACGACAGGAGCCTTGAGTTGGCTGTAGACAGCGAAGACAGCATGTCTGTGCCTTCACCTACTAGCACTATGAAGACCGGCCCAATGACTGGCAGCTGTCAGGGCAGAAACAGCCCTGCTCCCGCTGTCATGGTGGCATCTGTGACCAATGCGCAACTTACTGAAGTTTCCTTGCAACAAGTGAAACCCAGCGAAAGCTTGGGTGCATTGGGGGAAAGCGTTCCTCAGACCGCCTCAAAGCCAGCCCTTTCTCCACCACCAAAGCCCCCAGTCGCCAGAGTTGTCTCTTCAACATGTCTGGTAAAC ATCCACCCAGGCCTTCAGGGAGCACTGCAGCAAACATAG